A genomic stretch from Desulfolutivibrio sulfodismutans DSM 3696 includes:
- a CDS encoding sensor domain-containing diguanylate cyclase, whose translation MYLAMSNASQREAIEAREAARVNREAQILSSVLAARAADAAFLAARITDELDAKDVSRHERIESLLSSFAEIKSGYVQVRFLDAQGRESVRVDNTPEGPRLAPDDQLQDKSHTAYFQKGTLLSSGSVAVSRFDLNVERGKVEIPFRPVLRFSSPVRRADGRFAGLVVLNLSGEVIHARLRQAAVAALGRPLLVNGDGYWLLGPAPEMEWGFQLDERRDMTVESAWPGAWGPLHSQKGGQFFLDGALYTFDTVQTDGGIGVKTTAVMVPEEGWKIVARVPPELLAPPLNTIFIVLTAALVLLFGILSWLWAASRARRDSIQAELADSEAKFRAMSEASQDALVMTDDLGRVAFWNRAAERMFGVTRQDMEGRPLHDVVAPPGELDKARVGLRDFKQTGGGAVINEIGEYVARRGDGGLFPVELSVAAFRREDRWWAVGAARDISERKRAEEALRELATTDGLTGLLNRRRFMEMGEAEIERTKRTGRPVSLIMFDVDHFKKVNDTRGHDVGDVVLVALARAATGALRAVDVLGRLGGEEFAAILPETGLEEAAAVAERLRRAVADMGLAPNGEPQPVTISLGVVLGLGAETLDDLLKRADTALYRAKSAGRDRVERG comes from the coding sequence CGGGAGGCCCAGATCCTGTCGTCGGTTCTGGCGGCCAGAGCGGCGGACGCCGCATTCCTGGCTGCCCGCATCACGGACGAACTCGATGCAAAAGACGTTTCGCGCCATGAACGTATCGAAAGCCTGTTATCGTCGTTTGCCGAAATCAAAAGCGGATATGTCCAGGTTCGATTTCTGGATGCCCAGGGCCGGGAGTCCGTCAGGGTGGACAACACGCCAGAAGGCCCGCGCCTCGCCCCGGACGATCAGCTTCAGGACAAGTCGCACACCGCCTATTTTCAGAAAGGGACGCTGTTGTCTTCCGGCTCGGTTGCCGTGTCTCGCTTTGACCTCAATGTGGAACGCGGCAAGGTGGAGATCCCCTTTCGTCCCGTGCTGCGGTTTTCCAGTCCGGTGCGCAGGGCGGATGGACGCTTTGCCGGGCTCGTGGTGCTCAACCTCAGCGGCGAGGTGATCCATGCCCGGTTGCGGCAGGCGGCCGTTGCAGCCCTCGGACGTCCTCTCCTGGTCAATGGGGATGGCTATTGGCTGCTGGGTCCGGCGCCGGAGATGGAATGGGGATTTCAGCTTGACGAACGCCGGGACATGACCGTCGAGTCGGCCTGGCCAGGGGCCTGGGGGCCTCTTCACAGCCAAAAGGGGGGGCAGTTTTTCCTGGATGGCGCCTTGTACACGTTCGATACCGTGCAGACCGATGGCGGAATCGGCGTCAAGACGACGGCGGTGATGGTTCCCGAAGAGGGCTGGAAGATCGTGGCCCGGGTGCCGCCCGAGCTTCTCGCGCCGCCACTGAACACGATATTTATCGTCTTGACCGCCGCACTGGTGCTCCTCTTTGGCATCCTGTCCTGGCTGTGGGCCGCGTCCAGGGCCAGGCGGGACAGCATCCAGGCCGAACTGGCGGACAGCGAGGCCAAGTTCCGGGCCATGAGCGAGGCCTCCCAGGACGCCCTGGTGATGACCGACGACCTGGGCCGGGTGGCCTTTTGGAACCGGGCGGCCGAGCGCATGTTCGGGGTCACCCGGCAGGATATGGAAGGTCGGCCCCTGCACGACGTGGTGGCCCCGCCCGGCGAACTGGACAAGGCCCGGGTCGGGTTGCGGGATTTCAAGCAGACGGGCGGCGGGGCGGTGATCAACGAGATCGGCGAATATGTGGCCCGGCGGGGGGATGGCGGCCTGTTCCCGGTGGAGCTGTCCGTGGCCGCGTTTCGCCGGGAGGACCGCTGGTGGGCCGTGGGCGCGGCCCGGGACATCAGCGAACGCAAACGGGCCGAGGAGGCCTTGCGCGAACTGGCCACCACCGACGGCCTGACGGGTCTTTTGAACCGCCGTCGTTTCATGGAGATGGGCGAGGCCGAGATCGAGCGCACCAAAAGGACCGGCAGGCCCGTGAGCCTGATCATGTTCGACGTGGATCACTTCAAAAAGGTCAACGACACCCGGGGGCATGACGTGGGCGATGTGGTGCTCGTCGCCCTGGCCCGCGCGGCGACGGGGGCCCTGCGCGCCGTGGACGTCCTGGGGCGGCTGGGCGGGGAGGAATTTGCCGCCATCCTGCCGGAAACCGGCCTGGAAGAGGCAGCGGCCGTGGCCGAACGCCTGCGCCGGGCCGTAGCCGATATGGGCCTGGCCCCAAACGGTGAGCCCCAGCCTGTGACCATTAGCCTTGGCGTGGTTTTGGGCCTGGGGGCGGAGACCCTGGACGACCTGCTTAAGCGCGCCGATACGGCCCTGTACCGGGCCAAGTCCGCCGGACGCGACCGGGTGGAGCGAGGCTGA